A part of Halobacillus shinanisalinarum genomic DNA contains:
- a CDS encoding GntP family permease: protein MSTTGLILLAAFGVALLLFLVIRVKLQAFIALIVVSYIIGLLAGMSPTEIFTAVQDGMGGTVGEIAVIIGIGAMFGEILKVSGGAERLAMTLMDKFGEKRVNWALVLTGFIISIPVFLDVAFVILVPILYSLTQRTGKSLLFYGIPLLAGLAVTHSFVPPTPGPIAVASLLGANIGWVILFGLLAGIPAAIIAGPIFGTYISKKIHVEVPTVMLKNMAEEAKDKKYDKELPSFGMIATLILLPLFLILLNTFAGVLLDEGSTLRTIVTFIGNPGVALTITALLTFYLLGTRRGYSKEEIQDIATKSLEPAGIIILITGAGGVFGQVLVETGIGDVLANTMSDLNMPILVFAFLVASAVRIAQGSATVAMVTAASLIAPVIDTLGIGGPMLALLVITIASGATIASHVNDSGFWMVSRFFGLSEKDTLKSWTVMETIIALVGFGVSLTISMFI from the coding sequence ATGTCTACAACAGGGTTAATTTTGCTCGCTGCTTTCGGGGTTGCGTTATTGTTATTTCTCGTTATCCGCGTAAAATTGCAAGCGTTTATTGCATTAATTGTTGTTAGTTACATCATTGGTCTTTTGGCTGGGATGAGCCCTACGGAAATTTTTACAGCCGTACAGGATGGCATGGGAGGAACCGTAGGAGAGATTGCGGTCATCATTGGTATCGGTGCCATGTTTGGGGAAATATTGAAAGTCTCCGGTGGTGCTGAGCGATTAGCGATGACACTGATGGACAAATTTGGTGAAAAACGTGTAAACTGGGCGCTTGTCCTAACTGGATTTATCATTTCTATTCCTGTCTTTCTTGATGTTGCTTTTGTTATTTTAGTGCCGATTTTATACAGTTTGACACAGAGAACTGGGAAATCATTGCTATTCTATGGTATCCCATTGCTTGCTGGTTTAGCGGTTACACACAGCTTTGTGCCGCCGACACCCGGGCCGATCGCTGTTGCTTCATTATTAGGAGCAAACATTGGCTGGGTGATCCTATTTGGTTTGCTTGCGGGGATTCCGGCAGCGATTATTGCTGGTCCTATCTTCGGTACTTATATTTCTAAAAAGATTCACGTTGAAGTGCCGACAGTGATGTTGAAGAACATGGCTGAAGAAGCCAAAGACAAGAAATATGATAAAGAGCTTCCAAGTTTCGGCATGATTGCTACCCTTATCTTATTGCCGCTTTTTCTTATTCTATTAAATACATTTGCCGGTGTGCTACTTGATGAGGGCAGTACACTGCGAACAATCGTGACGTTTATCGGGAACCCAGGTGTTGCACTGACGATCACGGCCTTGCTAACCTTTTATTTACTGGGCACACGACGCGGTTACTCTAAGGAAGAGATTCAGGACATCGCAACGAAATCTCTTGAACCTGCGGGGATTATTATTTTAATTACTGGTGCAGGTGGCGTCTTCGGTCAAGTGTTAGTTGAAACCGGGATTGGAGATGTATTGGCAAATACGATGAGTGATCTGAACATGCCGATCCTCGTCTTTGCTTTCCTAGTTGCTTCAGCCGTCCGTATTGCGCAAGGTTCCGCGACGGTTGCGATGGTTACGGCAGCCAGTTTAATCGCACCGGTGATCGATACACTTGGTATCGGCGGCCCAATGCTGGCCTTGCTCGTTATTACCATTGCATCAGGGGCAACCATTGCCTCACATGTGAACGACTCAGGCTTCTGGATGGTCAGCCGATTCTTTGGTTTGTCTGAGAAAGACACATTGAAATCTTGGACGGTTATGGAAACGATCATTGCCTTGGTTGGATTTGGAGTTTCGTTGACAATCAGTATGTTTATTTAA